In the genome of Terribacillus sp. FSL K6-0262, one region contains:
- a CDS encoding 5-formyltetrahydrofolate cyclo-ligase, which yields MEDKDLLRQEALQLLKEMPQTDKLRVEQKLAGFLFGSAVWQEASSVGLTMALSHEWDTTRLIQQAWLEEKKVCVPLTTKNRGMQFFYIESYDQLTNGAFHIKEPVPELCLPASKDEIDLLIVPGLLFTESGYRIGYGGGYYDRYLTDFKNTTLSLASTQQIRRSLPIAPFDLPVDHLLTDDGFLF from the coding sequence ATGGAAGATAAAGACTTGCTTCGACAAGAGGCGCTCCAGCTGCTGAAGGAGATGCCGCAGACAGATAAGCTTCGAGTCGAGCAAAAGCTGGCGGGATTTCTATTTGGTTCCGCAGTTTGGCAAGAAGCATCCAGCGTGGGTCTTACGATGGCTCTTTCACATGAATGGGATACAACTAGGCTGATCCAGCAAGCTTGGCTGGAAGAGAAGAAAGTATGTGTTCCGCTCACGACCAAAAACAGAGGTATGCAGTTTTTTTATATAGAAAGCTATGACCAGCTCACAAATGGTGCTTTCCATATCAAAGAACCGGTTCCGGAACTATGTCTACCCGCTTCAAAGGATGAAATCGACCTTCTGATTGTTCCTGGTCTGCTTTTTACAGAATCAGGTTATAGGATTGGTTATGGAGGGGGCTACTATGATCGCTATTTAACCGATTTTAAAAATACGACATTGTCGCTGGCAAGTACACAGCAAATCAGAAGATCATTGCCCATAGCTCCTTTTGATCTGCCAGTCGATCATCTTTTGACAGATGATGGTTTTCTGTTTTGA
- a CDS encoding MBL fold metallo-hydrolase, translated as MKIHTLGLGPMGTNCYILESKNDCLIVDPGGDSVKLIEWIKQKELRPQAILLTHAHFDHIGAVDDARDIYHIPVYLHEEEADWLGDPGKNGSKMFPVKQITARDADESLKPGEMKIGQFVFEIRHTPGHSPGSITLVFHEAKSAIVGDALFQRGIGRTDLYRGDLPTLMHSITNQLLSLPDDYEVYPGHGPKTTIGEEQAKNPFLI; from the coding sequence ATGAAAATACATACATTAGGTCTAGGACCGATGGGAACAAATTGTTACATACTTGAATCAAAGAATGACTGCCTGATTGTCGACCCGGGCGGAGATAGCGTCAAATTGATCGAATGGATCAAGCAGAAGGAACTTCGGCCGCAGGCAATCCTGCTGACACATGCACATTTTGATCATATCGGGGCAGTCGATGACGCCAGGGATATATATCATATACCGGTATATCTGCATGAGGAAGAAGCCGATTGGCTTGGCGACCCGGGTAAGAATGGGTCAAAAATGTTCCCGGTCAAGCAAATAACGGCAAGGGATGCTGATGAGAGCCTGAAGCCTGGTGAAATGAAGATCGGGCAGTTTGTTTTTGAAATCCGTCATACGCCTGGTCACTCCCCTGGAAGTATCACCTTGGTCTTCCATGAAGCGAAAAGCGCAATCGTTGGAGATGCATTATTCCAGCGCGGTATCGGCCGGACAGATTTATACCGGGGAGATTTGCCGACTTTGATGCACAGCATAACGAATCAATTATTGTCTTTGCCGGATGACTATGAGGTATATCCTGGACATGGGCCTAAGACGACGATAGGGGAAGAGCAAGCGAAGAATCCATTCCTCATATAA
- a CDS encoding YqgQ family protein, producing the protein MKTVYDVMQLLKTYGIFVYIGDRKLDLSMMQEELRELYENKLLSLQEYGQANLILRKEISALSDSREGAGNNE; encoded by the coding sequence ATGAAAACGGTTTATGATGTAATGCAGTTATTGAAGACGTATGGAATTTTTGTATACATTGGAGACCGCAAGCTCGATTTGAGCATGATGCAGGAAGAGCTGCGGGAGCTGTATGAAAATAAACTATTGTCTTTACAGGAATATGGACAAGCAAATTTGATTTTAAGAAAAGAGATAAGTGCTTTGTCGGATAGTCGAGAAGGAGCGGGAAACAATGAGTAA
- the phoU gene encoding phosphate signaling complex protein PhoU codes for MVAREQFSADLEAIQQSIISFAHEVDTALKQAIDALYERDSDLAYKVIENDDLLNERDQEINEATIQLIAMQQPVATDLRRLVAFLRVSSDLERMGDHAKNIAKSVNRLNVLSPYDIPPAIRDMQEVVSKMIHSAVQAFEEEDVSKAKKLADLDNVVDSMYGELFRDMLDERKAQTGKHQQTMQLVFVGRFVERVGDHITNIGESILYLVKGTSVDLNK; via the coding sequence ATGGTAGCAAGAGAGCAATTCTCAGCAGATTTGGAAGCAATTCAGCAATCTATTATTTCTTTTGCGCATGAAGTGGACACAGCTTTGAAGCAAGCAATTGATGCATTATATGAGCGGGACAGCGATCTTGCTTATAAAGTGATCGAAAATGATGATCTATTGAATGAACGTGACCAGGAGATTAATGAAGCGACTATCCAACTGATTGCCATGCAGCAGCCTGTGGCCACGGATTTGCGCAGGCTGGTTGCTTTCCTTCGTGTATCCTCTGATTTGGAACGCATGGGTGACCATGCCAAAAATATCGCAAAAAGCGTAAATCGACTGAATGTATTAAGTCCCTATGATATCCCTCCAGCTATCCGGGATATGCAGGAAGTTGTCAGCAAAATGATTCATAGTGCTGTGCAGGCTTTCGAAGAGGAGGATGTCAGCAAAGCAAAGAAACTGGCTGATTTGGATAATGTCGTGGATAGTATGTATGGTGAATTATTCCGCGATATGCTGGATGAACGAAAAGCGCAAACAGGCAAGCATCAACAGACAATGCAGCTTGTCTTCGTCGGACGTTTTGTCGAGCGTGTAGGAGATCATATTACCAATATTGGCGAAAGCATTCTTTATCTTGTAAAAGGGACTTCTGTTGATTTAAATAAATAA
- a CDS encoding M42 family metallopeptidase — translation MQRIDRIAETLEKLVHIPSPSGYTEQAIDFCRSFADSLGLSARVTNKGALLITVPGKDTAHHRLLTAHVDTLGAMVKEIKADGTLSLAMVGGFRWNSVEGEYCTIHSKEKAFSGTILMHQTSVHVYRNAGEAKRDEKNIEVRIDELTASREETEALGIRVGDFVSFDPRFERTNSGFIKSRHLDDKASVAILLELLRDLKEEGRQLPYTTHVFISNNEEIGYGGNSNIPAEVVEYIAVDMGAIGDGQATTEFDVSICVKDSSGPYHHGLREQLAELAQSNELPYKLDIYPYYSSDASAAIRAGYDIRHGLIGPGIAASHAFERTHEKALAATYSLLEAYLQSHMS, via the coding sequence ATGCAAAGAATAGACCGTATTGCTGAAACGTTGGAAAAGCTTGTACATATACCCAGTCCTTCGGGGTATACGGAGCAGGCAATTGATTTTTGCCGCAGTTTTGCCGATTCCCTGGGACTCTCCGCCAGGGTGACCAATAAAGGAGCTTTGCTGATCACGGTGCCAGGTAAAGATACAGCTCACCATCGTCTATTGACTGCACATGTTGATACCTTGGGAGCGATGGTAAAAGAAATAAAAGCGGATGGAACTTTGTCATTGGCAATGGTTGGCGGTTTTCGCTGGAACAGTGTCGAAGGAGAATACTGTACGATACATAGCAAGGAAAAAGCCTTCAGCGGGACTATCCTGATGCATCAGACCTCCGTGCATGTTTACCGTAACGCAGGGGAGGCGAAAAGGGATGAGAAAAACATCGAAGTACGGATCGATGAGCTGACGGCATCCCGCGAAGAAACAGAGGCACTGGGAATCCGCGTCGGGGATTTCGTCTCATTCGATCCGCGCTTTGAACGTACAAATTCCGGATTCATCAAATCCAGGCATTTGGATGATAAAGCCAGTGTCGCCATCCTGCTTGAGCTGCTTCGGGATTTGAAGGAAGAAGGGCGGCAGCTGCCGTATACCACGCATGTGTTCATCTCTAATAATGAAGAAATTGGTTATGGGGGCAATTCGAACATACCTGCAGAAGTGGTGGAATATATCGCGGTCGATATGGGAGCGATCGGGGACGGTCAAGCAACGACCGAATTTGATGTATCGATCTGTGTGAAAGATTCAAGCGGTCCTTATCATCATGGGTTAAGGGAGCAGCTGGCTGAGCTCGCGCAATCAAACGAGTTGCCGTATAAGCTGGATATTTATCCTTATTACTCATCAGACGCTTCCGCAGCAATACGAGCAGGATATGATATCCGGCATGGTCTGATCGGACCTGGCATAGCTGCATCCCATGCCTTCGAGCGGACTCATGAAAAGGCCCTGGCAGCAACCTATTCCTTGCTGGAAGCTTATCTTCAAAGTCACATGTCATAA
- the pstB gene encoding phosphate ABC transporter ATP-binding protein PstB, whose product MQVAAEKETIFQVNDLNLWYDDFHALKDVNLQALNNEIYAIIGPSGCGKSTFIKTLNLMINMEPGVRMTGEINYKNQNLLDSRVDLVDLRRKVGMIFQKGNPFPQSIYDNIVYGPKIHGIKKKSELDEIVETTLKDVALWDEVKDRLKSSAMGLSGGQQQRLCIARALATKPDVILMDEPTSALDPISTLKIEELMTELKKKYCIVIVTHNMQQASRISDKTAFFLHGRVVETAETGKIFSNPEDKRTEDYISGRFG is encoded by the coding sequence ATGCAAGTAGCAGCTGAGAAAGAGACAATTTTCCAGGTCAATGATTTGAACTTATGGTACGATGATTTCCATGCTTTGAAGGATGTAAATTTACAAGCATTGAATAATGAAATTTACGCCATTATCGGCCCATCGGGCTGCGGTAAATCCACTTTCATCAAAACGCTCAATTTGATGATCAATATGGAGCCGGGGGTACGTATGACTGGCGAAATCAATTACAAGAATCAGAACTTGCTCGATTCCAGGGTGGATCTTGTTGATTTGCGCCGTAAAGTGGGTATGATTTTCCAAAAAGGCAACCCATTCCCGCAATCCATTTACGATAATATTGTCTATGGCCCCAAAATCCACGGTATCAAGAAAAAGAGTGAATTGGATGAAATCGTGGAAACGACGTTGAAGGATGTTGCACTTTGGGATGAAGTGAAGGATCGTCTCAAGTCCTCTGCGATGGGACTTTCTGGCGGACAGCAGCAGCGTCTCTGCATTGCACGGGCGCTTGCCACAAAACCAGATGTAATATTGATGGACGAACCGACATCTGCTTTGGATCCGATTTCCACTTTGAAAATCGAAGAGCTTATGACGGAGCTGAAGAAAAAATATTGTATCGTCATCGTCACGCACAATATGCAGCAGGCTTCCCGTATCTCTGATAAGACAGCCTTCTTCCTGCATGGCCGTGTTGTGGAGACTGCAGAGACGGGTAAGATATTCTCTAACCCGGAAGATAAGCGGACAGAAGATTATATTAGCGGACGTTTCGGTTAA
- the pstB gene encoding phosphate ABC transporter ATP-binding protein PstB, with the protein MTSNTTSNKEVVLDVKDLSIFYGSNEAVKKANMGIEKNAVTALIGPSGCGKSTFLRSINRMNDLIPSSRAEGEIIYEGINILRDDINVVALRAEIGMVFQKPNPFPKSIYNNITHALKYNGQKDKKVLDEIVEQSLRKAALWDEVKDRLHQSALSLSGGQQQRLCIARTLAMEPQILLLDEPASALDPVSNSKIEELILQLKEDYSIVIVTHNMGQASRVSDKTAFFLSGDVVEYDDTKKIFTNPSETRTEEYISGRFG; encoded by the coding sequence ATGACATCAAATACAACATCCAATAAGGAAGTAGTTCTGGATGTGAAAGATCTCAGTATTTTCTACGGCAGCAATGAAGCTGTAAAAAAGGCAAACATGGGAATTGAGAAAAATGCGGTGACGGCATTGATTGGTCCGTCAGGGTGTGGCAAGTCCACATTTCTTCGTTCGATCAATCGGATGAATGACTTGATTCCTTCAAGCCGTGCGGAAGGCGAAATCATTTATGAAGGCATCAATATCCTTCGGGATGATATCAATGTTGTTGCCTTACGTGCTGAAATCGGCATGGTGTTCCAGAAACCGAACCCATTCCCTAAATCGATTTACAATAATATTACCCATGCTTTGAAATACAATGGGCAGAAAGATAAAAAAGTCCTGGATGAAATCGTGGAGCAAAGCTTGCGTAAAGCGGCGTTATGGGATGAAGTGAAGGATCGTTTGCATCAGTCGGCCCTATCCTTATCCGGAGGGCAGCAGCAGCGTCTTTGTATAGCTCGTACCTTGGCGATGGAGCCGCAAATCCTCCTGTTGGATGAGCCGGCTTCGGCACTTGATCCGGTATCGAATTCCAAAATTGAAGAGTTGATTCTTCAGCTGAAAGAGGATTATTCCATTGTCATTGTGACACATAATATGGGGCAGGCCTCCCGTGTGTCAGATAAAACAGCATTCTTCCTAAGCGGTGATGTTGTGGAATACGATGATACGAAAAAGATCTTCACAAATCCTTCTGAAACGAGAACAGAAGAATATATTTCCGGAAGATTCGGGTAG
- a CDS encoding rhomboid family intramembrane serine protease, with translation MTYNEETAYYRMINRLLAVHDFTFIRAEDDLRVAWLEKKQDGITYIVKLSLKTFTWANHLKQDILKTANQIQNMNKGLFSKKTRIHNVYFGEQEPADDWSKLKKPMIIKSRRPIPMQLYYLDRESNETEMEKLFRHLKLEDTLSLTSADEQEIEMEKGRLRSLLIQQQQAEQAVFHRKKPLLVYAFIGICLLMFLMETLLGGSTNSAVLIELGAKYNPLILSENEWWRIASSMFLHIGALHLLTNMLSLYYLGTLTEQVFGHRRFFLIYLLGGVIGGLASFAFSDNLSAGASGAIFGLFGALLYFGVVYPKLFWRTIGNGLIVILLINLVISFSASHVIDVFAHLGGLVGGFAVSFLVGLPGKKNKGARLGGLLMTVLLIVGLLWYGLAGPVNESVRQMVQVEEAAEQMDYDAIIEHTSAALDDGDTAYEPALLFYRGAAYYDTGDVDKSIADYERLVELQPDNDSAHYLLAAALHAQGNDDEARKHVKKATELDPDNQEYKQLQQEISQ, from the coding sequence ATGACCTACAACGAAGAAACGGCGTATTACAGAATGATCAATCGTCTGCTTGCCGTTCACGATTTCACATTTATAAGGGCTGAGGATGACCTGCGTGTCGCTTGGCTGGAGAAGAAGCAGGATGGAATAACCTATATCGTGAAACTTTCGCTCAAGACGTTTACTTGGGCAAATCATCTCAAACAGGATATTTTGAAAACCGCCAACCAAATTCAAAATATGAATAAAGGATTATTTTCCAAAAAGACAAGGATACATAATGTCTATTTTGGCGAACAGGAACCTGCTGATGATTGGTCAAAGCTTAAGAAACCCATGATTATCAAAAGCAGACGCCCGATCCCGATGCAGCTTTATTATTTGGATCGCGAGTCGAATGAGACAGAGATGGAGAAACTCTTTCGGCATTTGAAGCTGGAAGATACCTTGTCTTTGACATCGGCCGATGAACAGGAAATCGAGATGGAGAAGGGGAGGCTGCGGAGTTTGCTGATTCAGCAGCAGCAGGCTGAACAAGCTGTTTTCCATCGAAAGAAACCGCTTCTGGTCTATGCATTCATCGGAATTTGCCTGTTGATGTTCCTAATGGAAACATTGCTTGGCGGTTCTACGAATTCCGCGGTGCTTATCGAGCTTGGGGCAAAGTATAATCCTCTTATCCTGTCAGAAAATGAATGGTGGCGTATCGCTTCCTCGATGTTTCTGCACATCGGCGCGCTGCATCTTTTAACGAATATGCTGTCGCTGTATTATCTCGGAACATTGACGGAGCAGGTTTTTGGTCATCGGCGTTTCTTTTTGATTTATCTTTTAGGCGGTGTCATTGGGGGATTGGCGAGCTTCGCTTTCTCCGACAACCTGAGTGCGGGCGCATCAGGTGCTATTTTTGGGCTGTTTGGTGCTTTGCTTTATTTTGGAGTTGTATATCCAAAGCTGTTCTGGCGGACGATCGGGAACGGGCTGATTGTCATTCTCCTTATCAACTTGGTGATCAGCTTCTCTGCGAGTCACGTCATCGATGTATTCGCTCATTTAGGCGGTTTGGTCGGCGGCTTTGCGGTTTCGTTCCTGGTCGGACTGCCGGGTAAGAAGAATAAGGGTGCCCGACTTGGCGGACTTCTTATGACTGTCCTATTGATTGTCGGCCTTCTTTGGTATGGATTGGCTGGTCCTGTCAATGAATCGGTACGTCAGATGGTGCAAGTGGAAGAGGCTGCCGAACAAATGGATTATGATGCCATCATCGAGCATACGTCAGCGGCGCTCGATGACGGGGATACCGCTTATGAGCCTGCGCTGCTGTTTTACCGAGGAGCAGCTTATTACGATACAGGAGATGTCGATAAAAGTATCGCTGATTATGAACGCCTTGTTGAGCTGCAGCCCGATAATGATTCTGCTCATTATCTGCTGGCTGCAGCGTTACATGCGCAGGGAAATGACGATGAAGCCAGGAAGCATGTGAAAAAGGCAACCGAACTCGATCCGGATAATCAGGAATACAAGCAGCTTCAGCAAGAGATCTCTCAGTAA
- a CDS encoding ROK family glucokinase, whose translation MSKDGLLIGVDIGGTTIKLAIIDETSEIIEKWEIKTDKYEQGLHIPKQIWETIQAKLEELGIAKERIQGIGVGAPGFVVPRNGVIAEAVNVGWRDFPLSAELGVLSGLPVFIDNDANLAALGEVWKGAGAQQDNIIAITLGTGVGAGLIANGHIINGINGTAGEIGHVTVEENGAPCNCGRKGCLETISSATGISRLATEAAAEDPDSGLGKRLADNGAVSSKDVFELAAKGDEQANRIVEKATTVLAHVLSNAAILTNPSRIIIGGGVSKAGEALIGPIKEAFKKAALPRTTYDCEIVPAQLGNDAGVYGAAYLVKQHLEEAAK comes from the coding sequence ATGAGTAAGGATGGATTATTGATCGGTGTCGATATCGGGGGCACGACAATCAAGCTCGCCATCATCGATGAAACGAGCGAAATCATTGAAAAATGGGAAATCAAGACGGATAAATACGAGCAGGGTCTGCACATTCCGAAGCAGATCTGGGAAACGATCCAGGCGAAGCTTGAGGAACTCGGCATCGCGAAGGAAAGGATCCAAGGCATTGGAGTCGGAGCCCCGGGTTTCGTTGTCCCGCGTAATGGTGTCATTGCAGAAGCAGTCAATGTCGGCTGGCGCGATTTCCCTCTCTCGGCTGAGCTGGGTGTATTATCCGGGCTTCCTGTATTCATCGATAATGATGCCAACCTGGCAGCATTGGGCGAAGTATGGAAAGGTGCTGGAGCCCAGCAGGATAATATCATCGCCATCACTCTGGGAACTGGCGTAGGAGCAGGCTTGATTGCGAATGGACATATCATCAATGGCATCAATGGTACAGCAGGGGAAATCGGCCATGTCACGGTCGAAGAAAATGGTGCCCCATGCAATTGCGGGCGCAAGGGCTGTTTGGAAACAATCTCATCTGCTACCGGTATCAGCCGCCTGGCAACCGAAGCAGCAGCTGAGGATCCCGATAGCGGTTTGGGCAAGCGCCTTGCAGACAACGGCGCCGTTTCTTCCAAAGATGTCTTCGAGCTGGCTGCCAAAGGGGATGAACAAGCGAACAGGATCGTGGAAAAAGCAACCACTGTCCTGGCGCATGTCTTATCCAATGCGGCTATCCTTACCAATCCCTCCCGAATCATCATCGGGGGCGGCGTTTCAAAAGCAGGGGAGGCCTTGATCGGTCCGATCAAGGAAGCCTTCAAAAAAGCAGCGCTGCCGCGCACAACATATGATTGCGAAATCGTGCCGGCACAGCTCGGCAATGACGCAGGTGTCTACGGTGCTGCTTACCTGGTGAAACAGCACTTGGAGGAGGCTGCAAAATAA
- a CDS encoding helix-turn-helix domain-containing protein, with the protein MLIAAITFLAAGIILWIFSFFMQDKFKQLDQQIEQLTLSNMQETYTLNKKVKILEEELLPAVQREPKPNKASQKPAIFQQVLRLHQQGYSIREIANHTNMTEDDVYRIAKQAGVPL; encoded by the coding sequence ATGCTAATTGCTGCTATCACTTTTCTTGCAGCCGGTATCATATTATGGATATTCTCGTTCTTCATGCAAGATAAATTCAAACAATTGGATCAGCAAATTGAACAGCTTACCCTATCCAACATGCAAGAAACATATACGTTGAATAAAAAAGTCAAAATTCTTGAAGAAGAGCTCCTTCCAGCTGTACAGCGTGAGCCAAAACCGAATAAGGCCTCACAGAAGCCAGCTATTTTCCAACAGGTTCTTCGCCTGCATCAGCAAGGCTATTCCATCAGGGAAATAGCCAATCATACAAATATGACAGAAGATGATGTATACCGCATCGCAAAACAGGCGGGAGTTCCATTATGA
- a CDS encoding LTA synthase family protein: protein MKRTFTAPLYILATVLFGLKTYIIYRFLFNISLDNAMQEFILLLNPFVSAFLAFGLSVLFSRKWQIRYIRFISLVGSIILYINLIFYRHFSDFLTVPVLMQGSNAADLGGSILSLIYPQDILLFLDLAIIWFLSYRYKETMTVDYLRRKKVSTMAAIAAFVVLNVGLAEAERPQLFTRGFDREYLVKNIGLFNFHIYDAVMQSKTEAQRVFADGNELPEITSYVNEEVETGKSEKFGQAKGKNVIFISLESMQSFLINNELNGEEVTPFLNSLTKDKDTYYFENFYHQTEQGKTSDSEFLVENSLYPLPRGAVFFTHGQNEYNGTPEILGQHDYTTAVFHSNNSSFWNRDVMYDSLGYDTFYDENSYDVITEGEDRNTVGWGLMDKPFFEQSTPYLQELEDPYYTKFITLTNHHPFDLPEEEATIDQFDSNSQTLNKYFQTARYTDEAVQQFFEQLKESGEYEDSIIVMMGDHYGISEYHNKAMSQYLGKDITPYQQIQNQRVPFFIHIPGDGNGQVMEKVAGQIDVKPTILSLLGIESEHDIQFGNDVFAKDRKEYIALRNGDFISDDYVFTNDMCYDRLTGEPADDQEGEEAEISGETGEQIESVCEPIREQVTKELNYSDRIIYGDLLRFYDFEEGKEKAS from the coding sequence TTGAAACGAACATTCACTGCACCATTATATATTTTGGCGACAGTTTTGTTTGGACTGAAAACGTATATCATTTATCGTTTCCTATTCAATATCAGTTTGGATAATGCCATGCAGGAGTTCATCCTGCTGCTGAATCCGTTTGTAAGTGCCTTTCTGGCTTTTGGCCTCAGCGTATTATTCTCACGTAAATGGCAGATACGGTATATCCGGTTCATCAGCCTCGTGGGTTCTATCATCTTGTACATCAACTTGATTTTTTACCGTCACTTCAGTGATTTCCTCACAGTGCCGGTCCTCATGCAAGGAAGCAATGCCGCAGATCTTGGCGGCAGTATTCTCAGCCTTATCTATCCGCAGGACATCCTGCTGTTCTTGGATTTGGCCATCATCTGGTTCCTCAGCTACCGTTATAAAGAGACCATGACGGTCGATTACCTTCGCAGAAAGAAAGTTTCAACCATGGCGGCCATTGCTGCTTTCGTCGTATTGAACGTAGGCTTGGCTGAAGCGGAACGTCCGCAGCTGTTCACCCGCGGCTTCGACCGGGAATATTTGGTCAAAAACATCGGTTTATTCAATTTCCACATTTACGATGCTGTCATGCAATCGAAGACAGAAGCACAGCGTGTATTTGCCGACGGGAATGAACTTCCGGAAATCACTTCTTATGTAAATGAAGAAGTGGAGACCGGGAAGTCGGAAAAATTCGGCCAGGCAAAAGGGAAGAATGTCATCTTCATTTCCCTGGAGTCCATGCAAAGCTTCCTGATCAATAATGAATTGAATGGGGAAGAAGTCACTCCATTCCTGAATAGCCTGACAAAGGATAAAGATACGTATTATTTCGAGAATTTCTATCATCAGACAGAACAGGGGAAGACCTCTGATTCCGAATTCCTGGTTGAAAACTCCCTGTATCCGCTGCCGCGCGGTGCCGTGTTTTTCACACATGGGCAGAATGAATACAACGGAACACCGGAAATTCTCGGACAGCATGATTACACGACTGCAGTCTTCCATTCAAACAACTCCAGCTTCTGGAACCGTGACGTCATGTATGACAGCCTTGGCTACGATACATTCTATGATGAAAATAGCTACGACGTCATCACAGAAGGAGAGGATCGAAATACAGTCGGATGGGGCTTGATGGATAAGCCATTCTTTGAACAGTCGACTCCTTATTTGCAGGAATTGGAAGATCCATATTATACGAAGTTCATCACCTTGACGAATCACCATCCATTCGATTTGCCGGAAGAGGAAGCAACGATTGATCAATTTGACTCCAATTCCCAGACATTAAATAAGTATTTCCAAACAGCGCGCTATACAGACGAGGCTGTGCAGCAATTCTTCGAGCAGCTGAAAGAATCCGGTGAGTATGAGGATTCCATCATCGTCATGATGGGCGATCATTATGGCATCAGTGAATATCACAATAAGGCGATGAGCCAGTACCTGGGCAAGGATATAACGCCATATCAGCAAATACAGAATCAGCGCGTACCGTTCTTCATCCATATTCCCGGTGACGGGAATGGACAGGTGATGGAAAAGGTAGCCGGGCAGATCGATGTGAAGCCGACTATCCTGAGTCTGTTGGGAATTGAGTCCGAGCACGACATCCAATTCGGTAATGATGTGTTTGCCAAAGACCGTAAGGAATACATCGCCTTGCGAAATGGCGATTTCATCAGTGACGATTATGTGTTCACCAATGATATGTGCTATGACAGGCTGACAGGTGAACCAGCAGATGATCAAGAAGGTGAAGAAGCCGAGATATCCGGAGAAACCGGTGAACAGATTGAAAGTGTATGTGAACCGATAAGGGAACAAGTAACAAAGGAACTGAATTACTCCGACCGGATCATCTATGGCGACTTACTTCGATTTTATGACTTTGAAGAAGGAAAAGAAAAAGCAAGTTGA
- a CDS encoding endolytic transglycosylase MltG: MKQVIQGFATALLLAGAIMLYFHYTEAAKTEQAASAEPQMVKPDNDEMKQELEGQGYHVLDDKEYNQLTGKQTGNAAKSEPEQQKKTYTLKLENGMTSGEVASSLEKAGIIEDGAAFRTYLDVTEASQSLQVGKYDLDSDMDYKEIVELMTK, translated from the coding sequence ATGAAGCAAGTGATACAAGGATTTGCAACCGCCCTCCTGCTTGCAGGAGCGATTATGCTTTATTTTCATTACACGGAAGCAGCAAAGACCGAACAAGCAGCTTCCGCCGAGCCCCAAATGGTAAAACCGGATAATGACGAAATGAAACAGGAGCTGGAAGGCCAAGGCTATCATGTACTGGATGACAAGGAATACAATCAACTGACAGGGAAACAGACAGGGAATGCTGCAAAATCGGAACCTGAGCAGCAGAAAAAAACGTATACCTTAAAGCTGGAAAACGGGATGACCAGTGGAGAAGTAGCATCCTCGCTTGAGAAAGCGGGAATCATCGAAGATGGAGCTGCTTTCCGTACATACCTGGATGTTACAGAGGCTAGCCAATCACTCCAAGTCGGTAAGTATGATCTGGATTCCGACATGGACTATAAAGAAATCGTTGAATTAATGACAAAATAA
- the rpmG gene encoding 50S ribosomal protein L33, translated as MRVNITLACTETGDRNYITTKNKRKHPERMELRKYSPRLKKYTLHRETK; from the coding sequence ATGCGTGTAAATATTACTCTCGCCTGCACAGAAACAGGAGATCGTAACTACATTACAACAAAAAACAAGCGTAAACATCCAGAACGCATGGAGCTTAGAAAATATAGCCCACGCTTGAAAAAGTATACGCTGCACCGCGAAACAAAATAA